The following proteins are encoded in a genomic region of Xenopus laevis strain J_2021 chromosome 3L, Xenopus_laevis_v10.1, whole genome shotgun sequence:
- the sephs1.L gene encoding selenide, water dikinase 1 isoform X1 translates to MSVRESFNPESYELDKSFRLTRFAELKGTGCKVPQDVLQKLLESLQENHFQEDEQFLGAVMPRLGIGMDTCVIPLRHGGLSLVQTTDYIYPIVDDPYMMGRIACANVLSDLYAMGVTECDNMLMLLGVSNKLTDRERDKVMPLIIQGFKDAAEEAGTSVTGGQTVLNPWVVLGGVATTVCQPNEFIMPDNAVPGDVLVLTKPLGTQVAVAVHQWLDIPEKWNKIKLVVTQEDVELAYQEAMMNMARLNRTAAGLMHTFNAHAATDITGFGILGHAQNLAKQQRNEVSFVIHNLPVLAKMAAVSKACGNMFGLMHGSCPETSGGLLICLPREQAARFCAEIKSPKYGEGHQAWIIGIVEKGNRTARIIDKPRIIEVAPQIATQNVNPTPGATS, encoded by the exons ATGTCTGTTCGGGAGTCTTTCAATCCAGAGAGCTATGAGCTTGATAAGAGCTTCCGCTTGACTCGTTTTGCAGAGCTGAAAGGCACTGGTTGCAAAGTTCCTCAAGATGTTTTGCAAAAGCTACTGGAATCTTTGCAGGAGAATCACTTCCAGGAAGATGAACAGTTTCTGGGTGCCGTCATGCCAAGGCTTG gAATTGGCATGGATACATGTGTGATTCCACTAAGACATGGTGGCCTTTCTCTGGTTCAGACAACAGACTACATTTATCCTATAGTAGATGATCCTTACATGATG GGCCGGATagcatgtgcaaatgttttaagTGACCTGTACGCCATGGGTGTTACCGAATGTGACAACATGCTGATGCTCCTTGGTGTCAGTAATAAACTCACTGATCGG GAAAGAGACAAAGTAATGCCTCTCATTATCCAAGGATTTAAGGATGCTGCAGAAGAAGCAGGCACATCGGTTACAGGGGGCCAAACTGTGCTAAACCCATGGGTTGTTCTAGGAGGAGTTGCAACAACAGTCTGTCAGCCTAATGAATTCATTAT GCCAGACAATGCTGTACCAGGTGATGTCCTTGTGCTAACCAAACCTTTGGGAACCCAGGTGGCAGTAGCTGTTCATCAGTGGTTAGATATT CcagaaaaatggaataaaatcaaATTGGTGGTCACCCAAGAGGATGTTGAATTGGCATACCAGGAAGCAATGATGAATATGGCACGACTAAACCGAACAG ctGCTGGCCTCATGCACACATTTAATGCACATGCTGCAACAGATATAACAGGGTTTGGAATTCTAGGCCATGCACAGAATTTAGCTAAACAACAGAGGAATGAGGTTTCTTTTGTCATCCATAACCTGCCTGTGTTGGCCAAGATGGCTGCTGTCAGCAAGGCTTGTGGAAATATGTTTGGTCTTATGCATGGATCGTGTCCTGAGACATCTG GAGGTCTGCTTATATGTTTGCCACGTGAACAGGCAGCACGTTTCTGTGCCGAAATTAAATCCCCTAAGTATGGAGAGGGCCACCAAGCATGGATTATCGGTATCGTAGAAAAGGGCAACCGCACCGCCAGAATCATAGACAAGCCTCGAATCATTGAGGTTGCCCCTCAAATTGCAACTCAAAATGTAAATCCCACACCTGGTGCCACCTCTTAA